Proteins from a genomic interval of Nitrospina gracilis Nb-211:
- a CDS encoding P-II family nitrogen regulator, with the protein MSSMELHPMKEIKIIVEGEHLHFVTDILDRIQASGYTIFSNISGKGHHGFHEGHLMFNDTSSLQMILTVVPEEKLDPILSALKPFLERHSGGVFVLDVSVLRRDHFAPKGS; encoded by the coding sequence ATGAGCAGTATGGAACTTCATCCGATGAAAGAAATCAAAATCATTGTTGAGGGCGAGCACCTTCATTTTGTGACCGATATTCTTGACCGAATTCAGGCCAGCGGCTACACGATTTTCAGCAATATTTCAGGAAAAGGGCATCATGGATTCCACGAAGGCCATTTGATGTTTAATGACACGAGCAGTTTGCAGATGATCCTGACCGTTGTCCCTGAAGAGAAACTGGATCCCATTCTCTCTGCCCTCAAGCCGTTCCTGGAACGCCACTCAGGCGGTGTCTTTGTATTGGATGTCAGCGTACTGCGACGCGACCATTTCGCCCCGAAAGGATCCTGA
- a CDS encoding ArnT family glycosyltransferase, with the protein MPTPTAISHSSPDSTHYRILLALAVLSFIPTLFLPYTGEEGVYTITSMEMVHRGEWTIPTLYGEPYPRPPLINWLMIPIADLLGWENVLIASRLVTAVATIGTGLLFFAFVFRVYRDRRLAFLGALFFFSGDVLFYRGWLAYADPLFGLFVFLAIVSMLLTMHENRPWLLIGVLVGLIGSFMSKALTGYVFYATSLLAALIIAKDQRRVFLNPISIFIHGLAIVYPLVWWGWVENANSTPGMVQVLITKLAGEKPLFSLSSYSGERVVFLGESFVVLLPGSALMAYWFFRKRALPSFQETPLARTALWLVILNYLPYLLAPSTNIRYILPLYPWCALLVVLLLAQSQALSFRRWLVPLFSTMIAMKFLFMGGTFIWNKASGDFDAYPNAARQAIADTKTHPLYIVDSSSVGLSVAAHIDSLRFPRPPLTSPPDDWTDAFVLAREYHFPNDRVVSTYHLPGGTIHLRCRGTACTKGMP; encoded by the coding sequence ATGCCAACTCCAACAGCCATTTCCCATTCATCGCCGGATTCAACGCACTATCGGATTCTGCTGGCTTTGGCTGTTTTGAGCTTCATCCCAACCCTGTTTCTGCCCTACACGGGAGAGGAGGGCGTGTACACGATCACATCGATGGAAATGGTTCACCGCGGCGAGTGGACAATTCCCACCTTGTATGGAGAACCCTACCCGCGCCCGCCATTGATAAACTGGCTGATGATTCCCATCGCCGACCTCCTTGGATGGGAGAATGTATTGATCGCTTCGCGCCTGGTTACGGCCGTGGCTACGATTGGAACGGGACTTCTCTTCTTCGCGTTTGTCTTCCGGGTTTACCGGGACAGACGGCTGGCTTTTCTCGGTGCCCTGTTTTTCTTTTCCGGTGACGTGTTGTTTTACCGCGGCTGGCTGGCTTACGCCGACCCGCTGTTCGGCTTGTTTGTTTTTCTGGCGATTGTCTCCATGCTGTTGACCATGCATGAAAACCGCCCGTGGCTTTTGATCGGCGTGCTGGTTGGATTGATCGGTTCGTTCATGAGCAAAGCGCTCACCGGATATGTTTTTTATGCCACTTCCCTGCTCGCCGCGCTGATCATCGCCAAGGATCAACGCCGGGTCTTTTTAAATCCCATCTCCATCTTCATACACGGCCTGGCCATTGTGTATCCCCTGGTTTGGTGGGGATGGGTGGAGAATGCCAACTCGACCCCCGGCATGGTGCAGGTTTTGATCACCAAGCTGGCCGGAGAGAAACCCCTCTTCTCTCTCAGTTCCTATTCGGGAGAACGCGTCGTTTTCTTAGGCGAGAGTTTTGTCGTTCTGTTACCGGGGAGCGCGCTCATGGCTTACTGGTTTTTTCGCAAGCGCGCTCTGCCTTCCTTTCAAGAAACACCTCTGGCACGCACGGCCCTATGGCTGGTGATTTTGAATTACCTTCCCTATCTGCTTGCGCCTTCTACCAACATCCGCTACATCCTTCCTCTGTATCCATGGTGTGCCCTGCTGGTCGTTCTGTTGTTGGCGCAGTCACAGGCACTTTCATTCCGGCGCTGGCTGGTTCCTCTTTTCAGCACGATGATCGCCATGAAGTTTTTGTTCATGGGTGGCACTTTTATCTGGAACAAAGCGAGTGGTGACTTCGATGCGTATCCGAATGCGGCGCGTCAGGCGATCGCCGACACCAAAACCCATCCGCTGTATATCGTCGATTCGTCCTCGGTCGGACTCAGCGTGGCGGCGCACATCGACAGCCTGAGGTTTCCAAGGCCTCCCTTGACCTCGCCGCCTGATGATTGGACCGACGCTTTCGTTCTTGCACGCGAATATCATTTCCCGAACGACCGGGTAGTCAGTACGTACCATTTACCGGGAGGGACGATCCATCTCCGTTGCCGCGGCACCGCCTGCACCAAGGGGATGCCATAA
- a CDS encoding YqaA family protein has product MESLIEFGYFGLFAAAFLAATILPFSSEVVLGALLINGMDPTALVAVATFGNVVGSVVNYGLGYGGMEVYQRKLSSTSKQDIDAALARYEKYGTASLLFAWVPVIGDPLTVAAGVLRVNLVTFLLLVTAGKLGRYVVITQMILHT; this is encoded by the coding sequence TTGGAATCTCTAATAGAATTCGGCTATTTCGGTTTATTCGCCGCGGCGTTTCTTGCGGCCACGATTCTTCCTTTCAGTTCCGAGGTGGTGCTGGGCGCGTTGCTCATCAACGGTATGGACCCCACTGCACTGGTGGCGGTCGCGACTTTCGGCAACGTTGTGGGCTCGGTGGTGAATTACGGATTGGGTTACGGCGGAATGGAAGTGTACCAACGAAAACTTTCCTCAACTTCCAAACAAGACATCGACGCCGCACTGGCGCGGTATGAAAAATACGGCACCGCTTCGCTTCTTTTTGCCTGGGTGCCGGTGATCGGCGACCCGCTCACCGTCGCGGCAGGGGTGTTGCGCGTGAATCTTGTGACGTTCCTCCTGCTGGTCACGGCGGGCAAGCTGGGTCGTTACGTGGTGATCACCCAAATGATCCTGCATACCTAG
- a CDS encoding OsmC family protein produces MSIQTVQNETITNGVNVTRLQETIQAVSEQPDLAKFKFRAKNTWKNGSQNEVDLDGFYGTCQEHKHEKPFRFQADEPPVLLGKGEGANPVEYLLTALSSCMTTSLAYHAAAAGINLEKVESEYEGDIDLRGFLDLDPAVRKGYQEIRINFKVKSDADKEKLQKLVEHSPVFDVVTNPTPVKVSFITE; encoded by the coding sequence ATGTCAATTCAAACCGTGCAAAACGAAACGATCACGAACGGCGTCAACGTAACCCGCTTGCAGGAAACCATTCAGGCCGTCAGTGAGCAACCGGACCTGGCGAAGTTCAAGTTCCGCGCGAAGAACACCTGGAAAAACGGCTCACAGAACGAGGTGGACTTGGACGGGTTCTACGGCACCTGCCAGGAACACAAGCACGAAAAACCCTTCCGGTTCCAGGCGGACGAGCCTCCGGTGTTGTTGGGCAAGGGGGAGGGTGCCAATCCGGTCGAGTACCTGCTGACCGCTCTTTCCTCCTGCATGACCACTTCCCTCGCTTACCATGCGGCGGCAGCAGGCATCAATCTGGAAAAAGTGGAATCCGAGTATGAGGGAGACATTGACCTGCGTGGTTTTCTTGACCTCGATCCGGCGGTGCGCAAGGGCTACCAGGAAATCCGTATCAACTTCAAAGTGAAGTCGGATGCAGACAAAGAGAAGCTTCAAAAGCTGGTCGAACATTCTCCCGTCTTCGACGTCGTCACCAATCCCACTCCGGTAAAGGTTTCTTTCATCACCGAATGA
- a CDS encoding TetR/AcrR family transcriptional regulator — MKRSRSNAKDKIVQAASDLFYQQGYQATTIDQVIEKSGVSRPTVYTHFSTKEDLCLVYLKNKRKEDLETLQETMLNAATPKARYMGPMNYVRDAMLKTDYRGCGYFNLISEFPGGGNKLVNEARVYIDAFRELISEGVKHLKSSDPKYKTINVKQIADTYYLILCGAIMAGQEYRESWPLDRAVKAIGNLIEE; from the coding sequence ATGAAACGTTCCCGTTCCAACGCCAAAGATAAAATCGTTCAAGCGGCTTCCGATCTCTTTTACCAGCAGGGCTATCAGGCCACGACCATCGACCAGGTGATCGAAAAGTCGGGGGTCTCCCGGCCTACGGTTTACACGCATTTTTCCACCAAGGAGGATTTGTGTCTGGTTTACCTGAAAAATAAAAGAAAGGAGGATTTGGAAACACTTCAGGAAACCATGCTCAACGCGGCCACTCCCAAGGCACGGTACATGGGGCCAATGAATTATGTTCGCGATGCCATGCTCAAAACCGATTACCGGGGTTGTGGGTACTTCAACCTCATTTCGGAGTTTCCCGGCGGTGGCAATAAACTCGTGAACGAAGCCCGGGTGTACATCGACGCGTTCCGGGAGTTGATCTCCGAAGGCGTGAAGCACCTGAAATCTTCCGACCCGAAATACAAGACCATAAACGTGAAACAGATAGCCGATACCTATTACCTGATCCTGTGCGGAGCGATCATGGCCGGTCAGGAGTACCGCGAATCCTGGCCTCTGGACCGGGCCGTGAAGGCCATCGGGAATCTCATTGAGGAATGA
- a CDS encoding SulP family inorganic anion transporter has protein sequence MAGGISAGIVGIPLALAFGAQSGLGPVAGFYGAIALSLFASVCGGTPTQISGPTGPMIVVAALVVSGAIEHAGSLELAYPTIIATFFFAGLMQALFGFLKFGKYIRYIPYPVVSGFMTGIGVIIILLQIFPLVGKESPKGIHNILRQLPEVFSDFNYEAAGLGLVTVAIIFLFPKITRTVPNILLALVAVSVLAVWTDFRVVNIGAIPSQLPEFKLSLLLSWENMDLKLIFYSGITLALLGSIDSLLTSVIADNVTKTKHDSNQELIGQGLGNMAAASIGGIPGAGTTMSTLVNTNSGARTRLSGVVHGLSLILVLVVAGPWVSRIPVPVLAGILVTVGIGIIDYKGLKHIKRLPREETLVMIAVLSMTIFADLIQAVALGMILSSILFMKKMGDLAETQTEVMSLGSYSNSQDSSPDETVCLTPELSEAVFIKRLRGPLFFGFAMTFQDIAKQFQGIHIVILKMKEVPFIDQTGLFAMEEVVLDLKSRGITVFICGLQDQPHDMLMKIDMIPSLIPENFLFPELADCVDYLSRRKTLKFSEDD, from the coding sequence ATGGCTGGCGGCATTTCCGCCGGCATCGTGGGCATTCCTCTGGCGCTGGCGTTTGGAGCCCAATCCGGACTGGGGCCGGTTGCCGGATTTTACGGCGCCATCGCCTTGAGCCTGTTCGCCTCGGTATGCGGCGGCACCCCCACCCAGATCAGCGGCCCCACCGGCCCGATGATCGTCGTCGCCGCGCTCGTGGTCAGCGGTGCCATCGAACATGCAGGCAGTCTGGAACTGGCCTATCCCACCATCATCGCCACCTTCTTTTTCGCCGGGCTGATGCAGGCCCTGTTCGGATTTTTAAAATTCGGCAAATACATCCGCTATATTCCATACCCCGTGGTCTCCGGTTTCATGACGGGAATCGGGGTCATCATCATCCTTCTGCAGATTTTTCCGCTGGTGGGGAAGGAGTCGCCCAAGGGCATCCACAACATCCTGCGCCAACTTCCCGAAGTGTTTTCCGATTTCAATTACGAAGCCGCCGGACTGGGCCTGGTCACGGTGGCCATCATCTTCCTGTTCCCGAAAATCACCCGCACCGTGCCCAACATTCTTCTGGCGCTGGTCGCGGTATCCGTGCTTGCCGTATGGACGGATTTTCGCGTGGTCAACATCGGCGCGATCCCTTCCCAGCTTCCGGAGTTCAAGCTGAGTCTTCTGCTGAGCTGGGAGAATATGGATCTGAAGTTGATTTTTTATTCCGGCATCACGCTGGCGCTGTTGGGAAGCATCGATTCCCTCCTCACCTCCGTCATTGCGGATAACGTGACCAAGACCAAGCACGACAGCAACCAGGAGTTGATCGGGCAGGGACTGGGCAATATGGCGGCGGCGTCCATCGGCGGCATCCCCGGCGCGGGCACGACGATGTCCACCCTCGTCAACACCAACTCCGGCGCGCGGACGCGGCTTTCCGGCGTGGTGCACGGTTTGTCCTTGATCCTGGTCCTGGTGGTGGCGGGCCCCTGGGTGTCCCGCATTCCCGTACCGGTGTTGGCGGGCATCCTGGTGACGGTGGGCATCGGCATCATCGACTACAAGGGATTGAAACACATCAAACGCCTCCCCAGGGAGGAAACGCTTGTCATGATCGCGGTGTTGTCGATGACCATCTTCGCCGATCTCATCCAGGCCGTGGCGCTGGGCATGATCCTGTCGTCCATCCTGTTCATGAAAAAAATGGGGGACCTGGCCGAAACGCAGACGGAAGTCATGTCGCTGGGGTCTTATTCCAATTCACAGGATTCGTCCCCGGATGAGACCGTCTGTCTGACGCCCGAATTGTCCGAGGCGGTTTTCATCAAGCGTCTGCGCGGCCCGCTGTTTTTCGGGTTTGCCATGACGTTTCAGGATATCGCCAAACAGTTTCAGGGGATCCACATTGTCATTCTTAAAATGAAGGAAGTGCCGTTCATCGACCAGACCGGACTGTTCGCCATGGAGGAGGTGGTTCTGGATTTGAAAAGCCGTGGAATCACCGTGTTCATTTGCGGCCTGCAGGACCAGCCACATGACATGCTCATGAAGATCGACATGATTCCCAGTCTGATTCCTGAAAACTTTTTGTTTCCAGAACTCGCGGATTGCGTCGATTACCTGAGCCGTAGGAAAACTCTGAAATTCTCCGAAGACGATTAA
- the arsC gene encoding arsenate reductase (glutaredoxin) (This arsenate reductase requires both glutathione and glutaredoxin to convert arsenate to arsenite, after which the efflux transporter formed by ArsA and ArsB can extrude the arsenite from the cell, providing resistance.): MSVTIYHNPKCSKSRATLELLRGKGIEPEIIEYLKTPPSADTLQSILEKLGLSPREFMRKKEDEYEELELDNPTLTDHELIAFMVQNPSLIERPIVIANGKAALGRPPEQVLDIL; this comes from the coding sequence ATGTCCGTCACCATCTACCACAATCCGAAGTGCAGTAAATCACGCGCCACGCTGGAGTTGCTGAGGGGAAAAGGCATCGAACCCGAGATCATCGAATATCTCAAAACCCCTCCGTCGGCGGATACGTTGCAGAGCATCCTCGAAAAACTGGGCTTGTCACCGCGCGAGTTCATGCGCAAGAAAGAAGATGAGTACGAGGAGTTGGAACTCGACAATCCCACGTTGACCGACCATGAACTGATTGCCTTCATGGTTCAGAATCCCAGCCTCATCGAGCGTCCGATCGTCATCGCCAACGGCAAGGCCGCGCTCGGCCGTCCCCCGGAACAGGTCCTGGATATTCTGTAA
- a CDS encoding tetratricopeptide repeat protein, whose amino-acid sequence MQNSQPTIDQLLQETAQALNAQRLESARTLLQQVLELDANHFDALHILGVLAFQEGNSAEAETLIRRALAVNDGFSEAHYNLGKVLRERGRLEEAAEAYRKAIEINDRLDPAWFNLGLVELEWGNNERAADAFRQAAEIDPTDPDYPFNLGNALSTMGDVEGGKRQFERTVTLNPRHVHAWNNLGIMLRECGEPEAAVKAYQQALKIDPRFADAHFNLANLHESLGDHEQALASYQEAVKINPGFSKAFNNLGNVYHALKQMDRAHEAYKTALSLDPSIQTARHMVDSLDGTTTDTAPPEYVTRLFDKAAPEFEKRLVLSLKYQSPKELRQLLDAAVAPEKQFERAIDLGCGTGLSGEAFRSRTQRLMGVDLSGRMVQKAREKNIYDALFEEGLVDFLNRSPVQYDLFIAADVLVYIGNLTPLFKAVREHALPSAWFLFSVEKVDGGDFVLQPTGRYAHSRSYIETVANEHGFICERFQDTVVRMENDQPIPGYNVMIRLREPVKTD is encoded by the coding sequence TTGCAAAACTCCCAGCCTACTATCGACCAACTCCTTCAGGAAACGGCGCAGGCGTTGAATGCGCAACGGCTGGAATCTGCCCGGACGCTTTTGCAACAGGTATTGGAACTCGACGCCAACCACTTCGACGCACTGCATATATTGGGTGTGCTTGCGTTTCAGGAAGGAAACAGTGCGGAAGCGGAGACCCTGATCCGACGCGCCCTGGCAGTGAACGACGGATTTTCCGAAGCGCATTACAACCTGGGGAAAGTCCTGCGCGAACGGGGACGACTGGAAGAGGCCGCAGAGGCTTACCGGAAAGCCATCGAGATCAACGACAGGCTCGACCCGGCCTGGTTCAACCTCGGCCTGGTGGAGCTGGAATGGGGCAACAACGAACGCGCCGCCGATGCCTTTCGCCAAGCGGCGGAGATCGATCCCACCGATCCAGATTACCCGTTCAATCTGGGCAACGCGCTGTCCACGATGGGGGATGTCGAAGGCGGGAAGCGGCAGTTCGAGCGCACCGTCACCCTGAATCCCCGGCATGTCCACGCGTGGAACAACCTCGGCATCATGTTGCGGGAATGCGGTGAGCCTGAGGCGGCAGTGAAAGCCTATCAACAGGCACTGAAGATCGATCCCCGGTTTGCGGATGCGCACTTCAACCTGGCGAACCTGCACGAATCATTGGGCGACCACGAGCAGGCGCTCGCTTCTTACCAGGAAGCGGTGAAAATCAACCCGGGTTTCTCCAAAGCGTTCAACAATCTCGGAAACGTTTACCATGCGCTGAAACAGATGGACCGGGCGCACGAGGCATACAAAACCGCGCTGTCGCTGGATCCCTCCATCCAAACAGCGCGGCACATGGTCGATTCGCTGGACGGCACCACCACGGACACGGCTCCGCCGGAATATGTCACGCGGCTGTTCGACAAGGCGGCGCCGGAGTTTGAGAAAAGGCTGGTGCTCTCCCTCAAATACCAGTCCCCGAAAGAACTGCGGCAACTGCTGGACGCGGCGGTTGCGCCGGAGAAACAATTCGAGCGCGCCATCGACCTGGGTTGCGGCACCGGGCTTTCCGGCGAGGCGTTCCGGTCGCGCACGCAACGACTGATGGGGGTGGACCTCTCCGGCAGGATGGTGCAGAAGGCCCGCGAGAAAAACATCTACGATGCACTGTTCGAGGAAGGCCTGGTCGATTTTCTGAACCGGTCGCCGGTGCAGTACGACCTGTTCATCGCCGCCGACGTGCTGGTGTATATCGGCAATCTCACGCCGCTGTTCAAGGCCGTGCGGGAACACGCCCTGCCCTCCGCATGGTTTCTGTTCTCGGTGGAAAAAGTGGATGGCGGGGATTTCGTTCTTCAGCCCACGGGGCGCTACGCCCACTCCCGAAGCTACATCGAAACAGTGGCAAACGAGCACGGCTTCATCTGCGAACGATTTCAGGACACGGTGGTGCGGATGGAAAACGACCAGCCCATCCCGGGCTACAACGTGATGATACGCCTTCGCGAGCCGGTCAAGACGGATTGA
- a CDS encoding HupE/UreJ family protein, producing MKPKAGFSVIACLFAVLFYQSVFAHGMSEAEKNAIVEGGNLQFIWLGASHMLTGFDHLLFVFGFVFFLTTFMDVVKYVTAFTLGHSVTLISATLMGVTANYYLIDAVIALSVCYIGFENTGGFRKYFEKSPNLLLAVFLFGFIHGFGLSTRLQELPLGEEGILLKILSFNLGIELGQIGALGLMLALLFKWRRTRSFLQISSVSNHALIAAGLFFFLMQMHGYSHAVNPDEFGFPADSHFHAHEAMGSQSQSQPIFPGSEYMTDMKGAAVGQPAGE from the coding sequence ATGAAGCCAAAAGCAGGATTTTCCGTGATTGCCTGCCTGTTTGCCGTGTTGTTTTATCAGTCGGTTTTCGCTCATGGCATGAGTGAGGCCGAAAAAAACGCGATCGTCGAAGGGGGGAACCTTCAGTTCATTTGGCTGGGAGCGAGCCACATGCTCACCGGGTTCGATCACCTTTTGTTTGTATTTGGATTTGTGTTTTTTCTGACCACCTTCATGGATGTGGTCAAGTATGTCACAGCCTTCACATTGGGGCACAGCGTCACTCTCATATCAGCGACATTGATGGGCGTCACCGCTAATTATTATTTGATCGATGCGGTCATTGCCCTCAGCGTGTGTTACATCGGATTTGAAAATACCGGCGGGTTCCGCAAGTATTTTGAAAAATCGCCAAACCTTCTTCTCGCAGTTTTTCTGTTCGGTTTCATTCACGGATTCGGCCTTTCCACCCGCTTGCAGGAATTGCCGCTTGGCGAGGAGGGGATTCTTCTGAAAATCCTTTCATTCAACCTGGGCATCGAACTGGGGCAGATCGGCGCCTTGGGCCTCATGTTGGCCCTGCTGTTCAAGTGGAGGCGCACCCGCTCGTTTCTGCAAATCAGCTCGGTCTCGAACCACGCCCTCATTGCGGCCGGGCTTTTCTTTTTTCTTATGCAGATGCACGGGTACTCCCATGCCGTCAACCCGGATGAGTTCGGGTTCCCGGCGGACAGCCATTTTCATGCCCACGAAGCCATGGGAAGCCAGTCTCAATCCCAACCCATTTTCCCGGGAAGCGAATACATGACGGATATGAAAGGTGCCGCTGTGGGCCAGCCCGCCGGAGAATGA
- a CDS encoding RrF2 family transcriptional regulator produces MKISSTVEWAIHCCTVLAGLPRDLHLTGKDLAEFHDVPHPYLAKALQTLSSDGILKTVPGPNGGYQLARPPHTISLLDIVLSIEGSDSCFECDEIRRRGPSALTQSASYNRPCLIASAMWNAEKVWRRELDKVKLSNLVDQVNAEADPKQLQKGKEWIEGRKFKKPRQA; encoded by the coding sequence ATGAAAATCAGCTCCACCGTGGAATGGGCCATTCATTGCTGTACCGTGCTTGCCGGTTTGCCGCGCGACCTTCACCTGACCGGCAAGGACCTGGCGGAATTCCACGATGTGCCGCACCCCTATCTCGCCAAGGCCCTGCAAACGCTTTCCAGCGACGGCATTCTGAAAACCGTGCCCGGCCCCAACGGCGGCTACCAGCTCGCCAGGCCTCCGCACACCATTTCCCTGCTCGACATCGTGCTGTCGATTGAAGGAAGCGATTCCTGCTTCGAATGTGACGAGATTCGCCGGCGAGGCCCAAGCGCCCTGACTCAAAGTGCGTCGTACAACCGGCCATGCCTGATCGCCTCCGCCATGTGGAATGCCGAGAAGGTGTGGCGCCGCGAACTGGACAAGGTCAAGCTGTCCAACCTGGTGGACCAAGTGAATGCCGAGGCGGACCCGAAGCAGTTGCAAAAGGGGAAGGAATGGATTGAGGGCAGAAAATTCAAAAAGCCCCGGCAGGCATGA
- a CDS encoding carboxymuconolactone decarboxylase family protein: MSLRLDYRRIGAKALEALMGVEQYLEKTGLDPKLRGLIYLRASQINGCAFCVNMHYGELKKAGVPEAHINLVSVWRESPCFSEKERAVLAWTETVTRLSETHVPDAEFERVRAQFTDAELVDMTVSIAQINVWNRLAVSFRAEPHMTAAGA; the protein is encoded by the coding sequence ATGAGTTTGCGTTTGGATTACCGGCGTATTGGCGCCAAGGCTTTGGAAGCCCTGATGGGGGTGGAGCAATATCTGGAAAAAACCGGCCTCGATCCCAAACTGCGGGGATTGATCTACCTGCGGGCCTCGCAGATCAATGGTTGTGCGTTTTGTGTGAACATGCACTACGGAGAATTAAAAAAGGCGGGCGTGCCGGAAGCGCACATCAATTTGGTGTCCGTGTGGCGGGAGTCTCCCTGTTTCAGTGAAAAGGAGCGGGCGGTGCTGGCGTGGACCGAAACGGTGACGCGCCTGAGCGAAACGCATGTTCCCGACGCGGAGTTCGAACGCGTGCGCGCCCAGTTCACCGATGCGGAGCTGGTGGACATGACGGTGTCCATCGCCCAGATCAACGTCTGGAACCGGCTCGCCGTCTCCTTCCGCGCGGAACCGCACATGACAGCCGCCGGGGCCTGA
- a CDS encoding DEAD/DEAH box helicase produces the protein MNTVTTHPSTTTFESLNLIRPILRALQEEQYQTPTPIQAEAIPHLLQGRDLLGCAQTGTGKTAAFALPVLQRLAESNTVPGPKGARALILAPTRELAVQIEESFRVYGRHLKLSRTLVYGGVKAFHQIRALKRGVDILVATPGRLLDLMEQRAVHLDKVEAFVLDEADRMLDMGFLPDVRRIHSALPQNRQTMLFSATLPEEVRRLIRTFLNDPVHVSVSPPSSTAKNIAQKILFVDKENKKALLEAILGDAQIERVLVFTRTKHGANQVAKRLNQTRIRAEAIHGNKSQPARLQALEKFRSGKTRVLVATDIVARGLDVDGITHVINYELPKEAESYVHRIGRTARAGAAGVALSFCDAGERPYLSRIEKEIRCTVDVDAEHPYHSANVAALGSPRNGRNGKFNRSQRGENGMHPRRNGNGSKRKPFRARSSRVR, from the coding sequence TTGAACACAGTTACGACCCACCCTTCCACCACAACATTCGAATCGCTGAACCTGATCCGCCCCATTCTCCGCGCACTTCAAGAGGAACAATACCAGACGCCGACGCCGATTCAGGCGGAAGCCATCCCGCATCTTCTGCAGGGCCGGGACCTGCTGGGCTGTGCCCAGACCGGCACCGGAAAAACCGCGGCTTTTGCCCTGCCGGTGTTGCAGAGGCTGGCTGAATCCAACACCGTTCCCGGACCCAAGGGTGCGCGGGCGTTGATCCTGGCGCCGACGCGTGAACTGGCGGTGCAGATCGAGGAGAGCTTTCGCGTTTACGGACGCCATCTCAAATTGAGCCGAACATTGGTGTATGGCGGCGTCAAAGCATTTCACCAGATCCGCGCGCTGAAGCGCGGCGTTGATATATTGGTGGCCACTCCCGGACGCCTGCTTGATTTGATGGAGCAGAGAGCCGTGCACCTGGACAAGGTGGAGGCCTTCGTTCTGGACGAAGCCGATCGCATGCTGGATATGGGATTTTTGCCGGATGTGCGCCGCATTCATTCCGCCCTCCCGCAGAATCGCCAGACCATGCTGTTCTCGGCCACGTTGCCGGAAGAGGTACGCCGTCTCATTCGCACGTTTCTGAACGATCCCGTCCACGTTTCCGTATCGCCTCCTTCTTCAACGGCGAAGAACATCGCGCAGAAAATCCTGTTCGTGGACAAGGAAAACAAAAAAGCCCTGCTCGAAGCCATTCTGGGTGACGCGCAGATCGAGCGTGTGCTCGTGTTCACCCGCACCAAGCACGGTGCCAACCAGGTGGCGAAGAGATTGAATCAGACGCGCATCCGCGCCGAGGCCATTCATGGCAACAAATCGCAACCCGCGCGCCTGCAGGCACTGGAGAAATTCCGTTCCGGCAAAACTCGGGTGCTGGTGGCGACCGACATCGTAGCCCGCGGTTTGGACGTGGACGGCATCACCCACGTCATCAACTACGAACTGCCCAAGGAAGCGGAAAGCTATGTGCACCGCATCGGCCGCACGGCACGCGCAGGTGCGGCGGGCGTGGCGCTGTCATTCTGTGATGCGGGCGAGCGTCCGTACCTGAGCCGCATTGAAAAAGAAATCAGGTGCACCGTGGATGTGGATGCAGAACATCCGTACCACTCCGCCAACGTGGCGGCTCTGGGTAGTCCCCGCAATGGCCGGAACGGTAAATTCAACCGGTCGCAACGCGGGGAGAATGGCATGCACCCGCGCCGCAATGGCAACGGAAGTAAAAGAAAACCTTTTCGCGCCCGCTCATCCCGGGTACGCTAA
- the rpsU gene encoding 30S ribosomal protein S21, whose translation MEAIVHQNQVDRALKVLKRQISKEGLFKELKRRRYYEKPSVKKKRKMKEAQKKKRSAMRRSRSSW comes from the coding sequence ATCGAAGCCATCGTTCATCAAAACCAGGTGGATCGGGCGTTGAAGGTATTGAAACGCCAGATCAGCAAAGAGGGTTTGTTCAAGGAATTGAAGCGCCGCCGGTATTACGAAAAACCGTCGGTGAAGAAAAAGCGCAAGATGAAAGAAGCTCAGAAAAAGAAACGTTCCGCCATGCGCCGCTCCCGCTCTTCCTGGTAA